In Clostridium sp. SY8519, one genomic interval encodes:
- the moaC gene encoding cyclic pyranopterin monophosphate synthase MoaC, whose translation MELTHMNEQGRARMVDVSAKADTRRIGVASGRISMQPETFRLITDGKIKKGDVLAVAQVAGIMAAKKTFDAIPMCHPLLITGVDIHFELHPECSEIEAVASVKTTGKTGIEMEALHATAVALLTIYDMCKAVDRGMVIKDILLLEKDGGKSGHFIRSREQ comes from the coding sequence ATGGAATTAACACATATGAACGAACAGGGACGCGCCCGTATGGTGGATGTATCCGCCAAGGCAGACACCCGGCGCATCGGGGTGGCGTCCGGACGCATTTCCATGCAGCCGGAGACATTCCGTCTCATTACAGACGGCAAAATCAAAAAAGGCGATGTGCTGGCAGTGGCCCAGGTAGCCGGTATCATGGCTGCCAAAAAGACGTTCGACGCCATACCCATGTGCCACCCGCTGCTGATCACCGGTGTGGATATCCATTTTGAACTGCATCCCGAATGCTCGGAAATCGAGGCCGTGGCATCCGTAAAGACCACAGGAAAAACAGGCATCGAAATGGAGGCACTGCACGCGACAGCCGTTGCCCTGCTGACCATCTATGACATGTGCAAGGCAGTGGACCGGGGCATGGTCATCAAAGATATCCTTCTGCTGGAAAAAGACGGCGGAAAATCCGGCCATTTTATCCGCAGCAGAGAACAGTAG
- a CDS encoding 4Fe-4S dicluster domain-containing protein: MKQYAFVVELDRCIGCMQCETACEMEGSSLLDASRIHVCQVLPDSDGASQERYFLPVMCQQCANPACVYVCPSASLTKDPEDGIIRFDPFTCIGCLECTKACPYHAMNTSQDKPRVDKCTLCMQAVQKGEVPPCVTACAGEALSIGNISDPDSEVSRRLTRAGGSAVFTLPNRRDCRPSTRYILSESEWQDRLPEDLLRGSRTLPADTPEDCSKASPAGS; the protein is encoded by the coding sequence ATGAAACAATACGCTTTTGTTGTGGAACTGGACCGCTGCATCGGCTGTATGCAGTGTGAAACCGCCTGTGAAATGGAAGGTTCTTCCCTGCTGGATGCCTCACGCATCCACGTCTGCCAGGTACTGCCGGATTCCGACGGCGCATCGCAGGAACGGTATTTTCTTCCGGTGATGTGCCAGCAATGCGCCAATCCGGCCTGTGTCTATGTATGCCCCTCCGCCTCCCTCACAAAAGACCCGGAGGACGGAATCATACGTTTCGACCCCTTTACCTGTATCGGCTGCCTGGAGTGCACAAAAGCCTGCCCGTATCACGCCATGAATACCAGCCAGGACAAGCCCCGGGTAGACAAGTGTACCCTCTGCATGCAGGCCGTGCAAAAAGGCGAAGTCCCTCCCTGTGTCACTGCCTGTGCGGGAGAAGCACTGTCCATCGGCAACATCAGCGATCCGGACAGCGAAGTATCCCGCCGACTCACCCGGGCCGGGGGAAGCGCAGTGTTTACGCTTCCGAACCGCCGGGACTGCCGGCCGTCCACCCGCTATATCCTGAGCGAAAGCGAATGGCAGGACCGGCTGCCGGAAGATCTTCTCCGCGGTTCCCGCACCCTTCCGGCAGACACGCCGGAGGACTGCAGCAAGGCATCGCCTGCCGGCAGCTGA
- a CDS encoding ATP-binding cassette domain-containing protein — MAVEVDIRKKIGNFHLDVCFRAENEIFALLGASGCGKSMTLKCIAGIERPDEGRIAVDGRVLFDSEKKINLIPQKRHTGYMFQDYALFPNMTVEKNIMAGMGRHPSMEVVRDYMARFQLQGLENHLPRQLSGGQKQRVALARMMASDPDVLLLDEPLSALDTYLKWQVEEELMELLAEVKKPVLFVSHSRDEVYHLCDRVCVLDQGHMETVQEKMDFFDNPQTVVAARLSGCRNITKAERKSEHCLYAKGWGMEFRLTQKVPEDLKYVGIRAHYVEVMEEARNQPNYGTMKVDRLIEQQFESELILDCQDGTPARMRLLMDKKKAAELAAREYLHIHIPEHALMMLRG, encoded by the coding sequence ATGGCAGTTGAAGTTGATATCAGAAAAAAAATAGGAAATTTCCATCTGGATGTCTGTTTTCGGGCGGAAAATGAGATTTTTGCCCTGCTGGGGGCCTCGGGCTGCGGAAAAAGCATGACGTTAAAATGTATTGCGGGAATTGAACGGCCGGATGAAGGCAGGATTGCGGTGGACGGCCGGGTGCTCTTTGATTCGGAGAAAAAAATCAATCTGATTCCCCAGAAGCGTCACACCGGATATATGTTTCAGGATTATGCGCTTTTTCCGAATATGACCGTCGAGAAGAACATCATGGCAGGGATGGGGAGGCATCCTTCCATGGAAGTGGTCCGTGACTATATGGCCAGATTTCAGCTGCAGGGACTGGAAAACCATCTGCCCAGGCAGCTGTCCGGCGGACAGAAACAGCGGGTGGCGCTGGCCAGGATGATGGCCTCGGATCCGGATGTGCTGCTGCTGGATGAGCCGCTGTCTGCCCTGGATACGTATCTGAAGTGGCAGGTGGAGGAGGAGCTGATGGAGCTTCTGGCGGAGGTGAAAAAGCCTGTTCTGTTTGTCTCCCACAGTCGGGATGAGGTCTATCATCTCTGTGACCGGGTCTGTGTGCTGGATCAGGGTCATATGGAAACCGTACAGGAAAAAATGGATTTCTTTGACAATCCGCAGACAGTAGTGGCGGCCCGCCTGTCAGGGTGCCGCAATATTACCAAAGCAGAAAGAAAATCCGAACACTGCCTGTATGCCAAAGGATGGGGCATGGAATTTCGTCTCACCCAGAAGGTGCCCGAAGATCTGAAATATGTGGGAATCCGTGCCCACTATGTGGAAGTGATGGAAGAAGCGCGGAATCAGCCGAATTACGGAACTATGAAGGTGGACCGGCTGATCGAGCAGCAGTTTGAGTCGGAGCTGATCCTGGACTGCCAGGACGGGACGCCGGCGCGGATGCGTCTGCTGATGGATAAAAAAAAGGCAGCCGAACTGGCTGCCAGGGAATATCTGCATATTCATATTCCGGAACATGCGCTGATGATGCTGCGGGGGTAA
- the modB gene encoding molybdate ABC transporter permease subunit, whose product MNSLHEILAGLDWSPLFISLKTGVVATVVSFFLGIFAAGKIVHAGPKVRAVADGVLTLPMVLPPTVAGFFLLLLFSLRRPLGSFLYAELNIKVVQTWLGCILAAAVIAFPLMYRNARAAFEQLDTNLIYAGRTLGMSEAQIFWRVAVPNAGPGIISGTILTFARALGEYGATSMLAGNIPHKTATISQRIAMVIQDGDYLTAGIWVIIILIIAFGIIVAMNLIAGKNMKNIERW is encoded by the coding sequence ATGAACAGTTTGCATGAGATTCTGGCAGGGCTTGACTGGAGCCCTTTGTTTATTTCATTGAAAACCGGTGTGGTGGCAACCGTTGTTTCCTTTTTTCTTGGCATATTCGCAGCCGGGAAAATTGTGCATGCCGGACCGAAAGTCCGGGCGGTGGCGGATGGCGTACTGACGCTTCCCATGGTGCTGCCGCCGACTGTGGCAGGCTTTTTCCTCCTGCTGCTGTTCAGCCTGCGCAGGCCGCTGGGATCCTTTTTATATGCCGAACTGAATATTAAAGTGGTGCAGACCTGGCTGGGATGTATTCTGGCGGCAGCCGTGATTGCCTTTCCGCTGATGTACCGCAATGCCAGGGCCGCCTTTGAACAGCTGGATACGAACCTGATTTACGCAGGCAGAACCCTCGGCATGTCAGAGGCGCAGATTTTCTGGCGGGTGGCGGTACCAAACGCAGGCCCCGGGATTATCTCCGGCACGATTCTCACGTTTGCCCGGGCACTGGGAGAATACGGCGCCACATCCATGCTGGCCGGCAATATTCCCCATAAGACGGCGACGATTTCCCAGCGGATCGCCATGGTGATTCAGGACGGGGATTATCTCACGGCGGGAATCTGGGTGATCATTATTCTGATCATAGCCTTTGGCATTATTGTGGCCATGAATCTGATTGCAGGAAAGAACATGAAGAATATTGAACGTTGGTAG
- the modA gene encoding molybdate ABC transporter substrate-binding protein, with protein MMKMKVLSIALVAVMGAAILAGCGSSKTDSQQTSAGSAAAADTSASGESGDQKQSATINVFAAASLNKVLDELIADYNKTQPDVKVQASYDSSGTLLTQIEEGAACDVFFSAAQKQMDQLQDKDKMVVEGTRHNVVNNQVCVVTQKDSKTKVTGLRTLKDAKSIALADGSVPVGKYTRQALVNAGILKKADDVSAITTEQVSKALGGVEINECKNVSAVTSAVAEGSNEVGTVYKSDTYGLEDKLKILEVVSYDLTGDVIYPIAQVQNKEADEAESSAAADFVKYVSSDQAKKVFQKYYFDTDVKD; from the coding sequence ATGATGAAAATGAAGGTATTAAGCATTGCGCTTGTTGCTGTAATGGGGGCAGCGATACTTGCGGGGTGCGGAAGCAGCAAAACCGACAGTCAGCAGACCTCTGCAGGATCCGCTGCGGCAGCAGACACATCAGCCTCCGGAGAGTCCGGAGATCAGAAGCAGTCGGCTACGATCAATGTATTTGCGGCAGCCAGCCTGAATAAAGTGCTGGATGAACTGATTGCGGACTATAATAAGACCCAGCCGGATGTAAAGGTACAGGCCAGCTATGACAGCTCAGGCACGCTCCTGACCCAGATTGAAGAAGGGGCTGCCTGTGATGTGTTTTTCTCGGCGGCTCAGAAGCAGATGGATCAGCTGCAGGACAAAGATAAAATGGTAGTAGAAGGCACGCGCCATAACGTGGTAAACAACCAGGTGTGTGTAGTAACGCAGAAAGACAGCAAGACAAAAGTCACCGGGCTTAGGACCCTGAAAGACGCAAAAAGCATTGCACTGGCAGACGGTTCCGTTCCGGTGGGCAAATATACGCGGCAGGCACTGGTAAATGCAGGTATCCTGAAAAAGGCGGATGATGTATCCGCGATTACCACGGAGCAGGTATCCAAAGCCCTGGGCGGTGTGGAAATCAACGAGTGCAAGAATGTAAGCGCCGTTACTTCCGCCGTTGCGGAAGGCTCCAACGAAGTGGGCACGGTATACAAATCCGATACTTACGGTCTGGAAGATAAACTGAAGATTCTGGAAGTGGTGAGCTATGATCTGACCGGCGACGTGATCTATCCGATCGCCCAGGTACAGAACAAAGAAGCGGACGAGGCGGAATCCTCGGCAGCTGCGGACTTTGTGAAATATGTCAGCTCGGACCAGGCAAAGAAAGTATTCCAGAAGTATTACTTTGATACAGACGTAAAAGACTGA